In one window of Camelina sativa cultivar DH55 chromosome 15, Cs, whole genome shotgun sequence DNA:
- the LOC104747746 gene encoding thioredoxin domain-containing protein 9 homolog, with amino-acid sequence MANPIQEILEKQVLTVAKAMEDKIDDEIASLEKLDEDDLEVLRERRLKQMKKMAEKKKRWMSLGHGEYSEIHSEKDFFTVVKASERVVCHFYRENWPCKVMDKHMSILAKQHIETRFVKIQAEKSPFLAERLKIVVLPTLALIKSTKVDDYVVGFNELGGKDDFSTEDLEERIARAQVIHYEGESSHKPKSTTQVRRNVRQSARSDSDSE; translated from the exons atGGCGAATCCAATTCAAGAG ATTCTGGAGAAGCAAGTTCTAACGGTGGCGAAAGCCATGGAGGATAAGATAGACGACGAGATCGCTTCCTTAGAGAAGCTTGACGAAGACGATCTAGAGGTTCTGAGGGAGAGAAGGTTAaagcagatgaagaaaatgGCCGAGAAAAAGAAACGTTGGATGAGTCTTGGACATGGCGAATACTCTGAGATCCATTCAGAGAAAGACTTCTTCACCGTCGTTAAAGCTAGCGAACGCGTCGTATGCCACTTCTACCGCGAGAATTGGCCCTGTAAA GTGATGGATAAGCACATGAGTATATTGGCAAAGCAACACATTGAGACGCGTTTCGTGAAAATACAAGCTGAGAAAAGTCCATTCTTGGCTGAGAGGCTCAAGATTGTTGTTCTTCCAACTCTTGCCTTGATTAAGAGCACTAAAGTGGATGATTATGTG GTTGGGTTCAATGAGCTGGGAGGGAAAGATGATTTCAGCACAGAGGATTTGGAAGAGAGAATAGCCAGAGCGCAAGTGATCCATTACGAGGGAGAGTCATCTCATAAACCAAAGTCTACTACACAAGTCAGAAGGAACGTAAGGCAGAGTGCTCGTTCTGATTCTGACTCGGAATAA